A genome region from Chiroxiphia lanceolata isolate bChiLan1 chromosome 5, bChiLan1.pri, whole genome shotgun sequence includes the following:
- the AMN1 gene encoding protein AMN1 homolog isoform X1, producing MSRLSGGWDGAGEEVRLLLDLCLQCLTKNLSRYAADIKSLPPNIKDKLIKLMSRQGQITDSNISEVLHPAVESLDLRDCDISDNALLQLYNCKQLKKINLNSCKENRFGITSEGVIALALSCPYLQEASFKRCCDITDSGILALALNCQFLQIVNLGSCSGIMDASLQALGENCKFLHSVDFSSTQVTDDGVVALVSGTCSKNLKEIHMERCVNLTDVAVEAVLNCCPKIHIFLFHGCPLITDRSRDVLEELIISNKIKQVTWTVY from the exons ATGAGCCGCCTCAGCGGCGGCTGGGACGGCGCCGGCGAGGAAGTCCGGCTCCTCCTGGACCT atgccTTCAGTGTTTGACAAAGAACCTTTCCAGATATGCTGCGGATATTAAGTCACTGCCACCCAACATAAAGGATAAACTGATTAAATTAATGAGTAGGCAAGGGCAAATAACTGATTCAAATATCAGTGAG GTACTGCACCCTGCTGTCGAGTCTCTAGACCTCCGAGACTGTGATATTTCAGATAATGCATTGCTGCAGCTTTATAACtgcaagcagctgaaaaaaatcaacttgaATTCttgcaaggaaaacagatttggAATCACTTCAGAAG GTGTCATAGCACTGGCCTTATCCTGCCCTTACCTGCAAGAAGCATCTTTTAAAAGGTGCTGTGATATAACTGACAGTGGAATTCTTGCTCTTGCACTCAACTGCCAATTCCTACAAATAGTGAACTTGGGCAGCTGTTCAGGCATCATGGATGCATCTCTGCAGGCACTAGGAGAAAACTGCAAATTTCTGCACAGTGTGGACTTTTCATCTACCCAG GTAACAGATGATGGCGTTGTAGCACTAGTGAGTGGAACATGTTCGAAGAATTTAAAG GAGATCCACATGGAGCGCTGTGTGAACCTGACTGACGTCGCCGTGGAAGCCGTCCTTAACTGTTGTCCGAAGatacacatttttctgttccatgGATGCCCACTGATAACAG ATCGTTCCCGAGATGTTTTAGAGGAGCTCATCATATCAAACAAAATCAAGCAAGTCACATGGACTGTTTACTGA
- the AMN1 gene encoding protein AMN1 homolog isoform X2 has product MSRQGQITDSNISEVLHPAVESLDLRDCDISDNALLQLYNCKQLKKINLNSCKENRFGITSEGVIALALSCPYLQEASFKRCCDITDSGILALALNCQFLQIVNLGSCSGIMDASLQALGENCKFLHSVDFSSTQVTDDGVVALVSGTCSKNLKEIHMERCVNLTDVAVEAVLNCCPKIHIFLFHGCPLITDRSRDVLEELIISNKIKQVTWTVY; this is encoded by the exons ATGAGTAGGCAAGGGCAAATAACTGATTCAAATATCAGTGAG GTACTGCACCCTGCTGTCGAGTCTCTAGACCTCCGAGACTGTGATATTTCAGATAATGCATTGCTGCAGCTTTATAACtgcaagcagctgaaaaaaatcaacttgaATTCttgcaaggaaaacagatttggAATCACTTCAGAAG GTGTCATAGCACTGGCCTTATCCTGCCCTTACCTGCAAGAAGCATCTTTTAAAAGGTGCTGTGATATAACTGACAGTGGAATTCTTGCTCTTGCACTCAACTGCCAATTCCTACAAATAGTGAACTTGGGCAGCTGTTCAGGCATCATGGATGCATCTCTGCAGGCACTAGGAGAAAACTGCAAATTTCTGCACAGTGTGGACTTTTCATCTACCCAG GTAACAGATGATGGCGTTGTAGCACTAGTGAGTGGAACATGTTCGAAGAATTTAAAG GAGATCCACATGGAGCGCTGTGTGAACCTGACTGACGTCGCCGTGGAAGCCGTCCTTAACTGTTGTCCGAAGatacacatttttctgttccatgGATGCCCACTGATAACAG ATCGTTCCCGAGATGTTTTAGAGGAGCTCATCATATCAAACAAAATCAAGCAAGTCACATGGACTGTTTACTGA